The following proteins are encoded in a genomic region of Zea mays cultivar B73 chromosome 9, Zm-B73-REFERENCE-NAM-5.0, whole genome shotgun sequence:
- the LOC100502297 gene encoding Serine/threonine-protein kinase RIPK gives MGLRESLFGCFGAGGQEQGQEPAAAGPASRRPGGVGKRTLRRLSTANLRSLSLQDLSRKLETTKLHAFTLDELKAATKNFSTTNFLGEGGFGPVYKGFVDGRLRPGLQPQHVAVKYLDSDGVQGHREWLAEVVYLGMLSHPHLVKLVGFCNQDDHRMLVYEYMPGQSLESHLFKNLLASLPWSTRLKIAVGAAKGLAFLHEAETPVIYRDFKASNILLDSDYTAKLSDFGLAKEGPQGDATHVTTRVMGTHGYAAPEYILTGHLTAKSDVYSFGVVLLELLTGRRSVDKSRRGREQNLVDWARPYLRRADRLHRFMDPGLEMQYSARAAEKAAGVAHQCLQSVPKARPTMRHVVDALEPLLALDDDVPMGPFVFTVGGAAAEAEAAPAQAGVAGDDNADAEAAGRQGKRHVMSAVHAESPLRSRYASAVKRPESPPTLSRA, from the exons ATGGGGCTGAGGGAGAGCTTGTTCGGGTGCTTCGGGGCCGGCGGCCAGGAGCAGGGGCAGGAGCCCGCGGCGGCGGGGCCGGCGAGCAGGCGCCCCGGCGGCGTTGGGAAGCGGACGCTGCGGCGGCTGAGCACGGCCAACCTGCGGTCCCTGTCGCTGCAGGACCTGTCGCGGAAGCTGGAGACGACGAAGCTGCACGCCTTCACGCTGGACGAGCTCAAGGCCGCCACGAAGAACTTCTCCACCACCAACTTCCTCGGCGAGGGCGGCTTCGGCCCCGTCTACAAGGGCTTCGTGGACGGCCGCCTCCGCCCGGGCCTCCAGCCGCAGCACGTCGCCGTGAAGTACCTCGACAGCGACGGCGTCCAGGGGCACCGCGAGTGGCTG GCGGAGGTGGTGTACCTCGGGATGCTGAGCCATCCGCACCTGGTCAAGCTGGTGGGCTTCTGCAACCAGGACGACCACCGGATGCTGGTGTACGAGTACATGCCGGGGCAAAGCctcgagagccatctcttcaaga ATCTCCTCGCGTCGCTGCCGTGGTCGACGCGGCTCAAGATCGCCGTCGGCGCGGCCAAGGGGCTGGCGTTCCTGCACGAGGCCGAGACGCCCGTCATCTACCGCGACTTCAAGGCCTCCAATATTCTCCTCGACTCG GACTACACGGCGAAGCTGTCGGATTTCGGGCTGGCGAAGGAGGGGCCGCAGGGGGACGCGACGCACGTGACGACGCGGGTGATGGGCACGCACGGGTACGCGGCGCCCGAGTACATCCTGACGGGCCACCTGACGGCGAAGAGCGACGTGTACAGCTTCGGCGTGGTGCTGCTGGAGCTGCTCACGGGCCGCCGCTCCGTCGACAAGAgccggcgcgggcgcgagcagaaCCTCGTGGACTGGGCGCGCCCCTACCTCCGCCGCGCCGACCGCCTGCACCGCTTCATGGACCCGGGGCTGGAGATGCAGTACTCGGCGCGCGCCGCGGAGAAGGCCGCCGGGGTGGCGCACCAGTGCCTGCAGAGCGTGCCCAAGGCGCGCCCCACCATGCGACACGTCGTCGACGCGCTCGAGCCGCTGCTGGCGCTCGACGACGACGTGCCCATGGGCCCGTTCGTGTTCACGGTCGGTGGAGCCgccgccgaggccgaggccgcgccGGCGCAGGCCGGTGTCGCCGGCGACGACAATGCGGACGCGGAGGCGGCCGGCAGGCAGGGCAAGAGGCACGTCATGTCGGCCGTCCACGCGGAGAGCCCACTGCGGAGCCGGTACGCCAGCGCCGTGAAGAGACCAGAGAGCCCGCCGACCCTGAGCAGGGCATGA